In the genome of Leucobacter luti, one region contains:
- a CDS encoding MarR family winged helix-turn-helix transcriptional regulator, with protein sequence MNSLFATKHELLLEHTGLHTEHAHLVMAVLRTATMIDRDCTARLAEFDLTEARFAVLLAVSQGAEPGSPGSTPATIAEQLDVSRAAVTGLIDGLVRQGFAARNAHASDRRSLAVSITDAGRAAIDALRPVYGEWLGQLTRGLDATTASTALTALSTLQRNLTTSTASASASASAH encoded by the coding sequence ATGAACTCGCTCTTTGCTACAAAACACGAGCTCCTGCTTGAGCACACGGGCCTCCACACCGAGCACGCGCACCTCGTCATGGCGGTGCTGCGCACCGCCACCATGATCGACCGTGACTGCACTGCTCGGCTCGCAGAATTCGACCTCACAGAGGCCCGCTTCGCGGTACTGCTCGCAGTCTCACAGGGCGCGGAACCGGGCTCCCCTGGCAGCACACCAGCCACGATCGCGGAGCAGCTCGACGTTTCACGCGCTGCCGTGACCGGGCTCATCGACGGACTCGTGCGGCAAGGCTTCGCGGCCCGCAACGCACACGCGAGCGACCGCCGCTCTCTTGCGGTGTCGATCACCGATGCCGGCCGGGCGGCGATCGATGCGCTGCGCCCTGTCTACGGCGAGTGGCTCGGACAACTCACCCGCGGACTCGACGCAACGACGGCGAGCACAGCGCTCACCGCGCTCAGCACCCTGCAGCGCAACCTCACCACGAGCACTGCCAGTGCCAGCGCCAGTGCCTCAGCACACTAA
- a CDS encoding sensor histidine kinase, translating to MTETGDLRLRVEDLQVRPRRFRSWLRAHPVHVAVWPALLACTPLALTMLLSQAELSWWGALSLPLVCLALVFRKRAPLTVLLVVATLCTLSPLVSSWPPSPVFPVAALAVFTLAAERGLGWAASGYVMAIIITAVATVPNSLAGERSVPAFGIDPFTIGALLLGFWVRQRREREVWLAEVVNERIERAALAERTRIAAEMHDEVAHSLTVVISLAGGATAAWETHPDRARAAVASIAQVGRDSLERMHGVLGVLRGADRKLDDALHTSGATLPTLQELAARFRSAGLPVELCVIGPDPTRLATAHTPAEDPRMRHAVSRIVQEALTNTLRHAADATGATVLVKGTSDDVTLIVTDNGRGLSPRAFPEHPRYRAILIPATAAPSSPRGYGITGIRERAAALGGTAESGPTASGWRTSARLPRIRGAA from the coding sequence GTGACCGAGACAGGCGATCTCCGACTCCGAGTCGAGGACCTCCAGGTGCGGCCGCGACGGTTCCGCTCCTGGCTCCGCGCTCACCCGGTGCATGTCGCCGTATGGCCAGCCCTGCTCGCATGCACGCCGCTCGCGCTCACCATGCTCCTGAGCCAAGCAGAACTGAGCTGGTGGGGTGCGCTGAGCCTCCCACTCGTCTGCCTCGCACTGGTGTTCCGCAAGCGAGCGCCCCTGACAGTCCTCCTCGTCGTCGCCACCCTGTGCACCCTGAGCCCGCTCGTGAGTTCCTGGCCACCATCGCCGGTGTTTCCGGTCGCAGCACTCGCGGTGTTCACCCTTGCAGCCGAGCGCGGTCTGGGTTGGGCAGCGTCCGGGTACGTCATGGCGATCATCATCACGGCCGTGGCGACAGTCCCGAACTCGCTCGCCGGCGAGCGCTCGGTGCCGGCATTTGGAATCGATCCGTTCACGATCGGCGCGCTCCTCCTCGGATTCTGGGTGCGGCAGCGCCGTGAGCGCGAGGTCTGGCTTGCAGAAGTCGTGAACGAGCGAATCGAGCGCGCTGCACTCGCCGAACGCACCCGCATCGCGGCCGAGATGCACGATGAAGTGGCGCACTCCCTCACTGTCGTCATTAGCCTGGCCGGTGGTGCCACGGCAGCCTGGGAGACACACCCGGATCGGGCACGCGCGGCGGTTGCGTCGATAGCGCAGGTGGGCAGAGACTCGCTCGAGCGGATGCACGGCGTACTGGGCGTACTCCGCGGCGCAGACCGGAAGCTCGACGATGCGCTGCACACCTCCGGTGCGACGCTCCCGACGCTTCAGGAGCTCGCCGCTCGGTTCCGCTCCGCTGGTCTTCCGGTCGAGTTGTGCGTCATTGGCCCGGATCCCACCCGCCTCGCCACCGCCCACACTCCCGCGGAGGATCCGCGCATGCGCCATGCCGTATCCCGAATCGTGCAGGAGGCACTCACCAACACCCTGCGCCACGCCGCTGACGCGACCGGCGCCACGGTACTCGTGAAGGGCACCAGCGACGACGTGACGCTCATCGTGACTGACAACGGTCGCGGGCTCTCGCCCCGAGCATTCCCTGAGCACCCTCGATATCGGGCCATCTTGATACCCGCCACGGCAGCACCATCCAGCCCACGCGGATATGGCATCACCGGGATTCGCGAACGCGCGGCGGCGCTCGGCGGCACCGCTGAATCAGGCCCTACTGCGAGCGGGTGGCGCACGAGCGCACGCCTCCCCCGGATCCGAGGCGCGGCATGA
- a CDS encoding TIGR01777 family oxidoreductase produces MGTPEKVVVAGSSGLIGSALGAALRADGLRVTRLVRRAPQAADEVEWAPGAAPLDPGVLQGARAVVNLGGASIGRLPWTRTYRSELVASRIAPTRTLADAIRDLGADAPAFLSASAVGFYGDRPGELLTEASAPGSTFLAELCAEWEGAAREAGPAAQVTLLRTASLLHPAGVLKPLIALTKLGVSGPLGSGDQIWPWISLTDEVRAIHHLIDRAGTDTAVTGPVNLSGPTPASARTIGRELAQRLHRPYIVPAPAWALRTVLGRDAADSLLLADASVAPDVLTRSGFAFAHPTAESAIAAALTAPGA; encoded by the coding sequence ATGGGCACACCCGAAAAGGTTGTCGTGGCTGGGTCATCAGGGTTGATCGGAAGTGCGCTCGGAGCCGCACTCCGAGCAGACGGTCTCAGAGTCACCCGGCTCGTGCGGCGCGCACCACAGGCCGCGGACGAAGTGGAATGGGCGCCAGGTGCTGCACCGTTAGACCCCGGCGTACTCCAAGGCGCGCGGGCTGTCGTGAACCTGGGCGGCGCGAGCATCGGACGGCTTCCGTGGACCCGCACGTACCGTTCCGAACTCGTCGCGTCGCGGATCGCACCGACCCGCACGCTGGCCGACGCGATCCGCGATCTGGGCGCCGATGCCCCGGCATTCCTCTCGGCTTCGGCCGTTGGCTTCTATGGCGACCGGCCTGGTGAACTCCTCACCGAGGCGTCGGCGCCCGGATCGACATTCCTGGCGGAGCTCTGTGCGGAGTGGGAGGGTGCCGCACGGGAGGCGGGACCCGCTGCCCAGGTGACGCTGCTGCGCACCGCGTCGCTCCTGCACCCCGCCGGAGTGTTGAAACCGCTCATCGCTCTCACGAAGCTCGGAGTGAGTGGGCCACTCGGCTCAGGAGACCAGATCTGGCCGTGGATCTCCCTCACGGACGAGGTGCGCGCAATCCATCACCTGATAGACCGTGCGGGCACTGACACAGCCGTGACAGGCCCCGTCAACCTCAGCGGACCGACGCCGGCGAGCGCCCGCACAATTGGACGCGAACTCGCGCAGCGTCTGCACAGACCATATATCGTGCCTGCCCCAGCATGGGCGCTGCGCACTGTGCTGGGCCGCGACGCAGCTGACTCACTCCTCCTCGCAGATGCGTCCGTCGCTCCAGACGTGCTCACCCGGTCAGGGTTCGCGTTCGCGCATCCCACTGCTGAATCAGCGATTGCTGCCGCGCTCACTGCTCCTGGAGCGTAG
- a CDS encoding response regulator transcription factor gives MSISVLLVDDHALIRQGNALLIDSTPDLTVAGEAATGEDAVRQARRLLPDVVLMDVRMPGIGGIEATRQIVSGTPDTRVLVLTTFDLDAYAFGSLTAGASGFLTKRATPEELTGAIRLVAAGESVLAPRATRRLIEAFASAPTQRGTSRSPGQASEAPDPLALLSPRELDVFMGIARGLSNAELSAEFTLSLPTIKSHINHILAKLGARDRVQLVILAYTRGLAR, from the coding sequence ATGAGCATCAGCGTCCTCCTCGTTGACGACCACGCCCTCATCAGGCAGGGCAATGCCCTGCTCATCGATTCGACCCCCGACCTCACTGTGGCGGGTGAAGCTGCCACCGGAGAAGATGCCGTGCGGCAGGCACGCCGACTCCTCCCAGATGTGGTGCTCATGGACGTTCGAATGCCAGGAATCGGCGGGATCGAGGCGACCAGACAGATCGTCTCGGGAACACCCGACACCCGGGTGCTCGTGTTGACCACGTTTGATCTCGACGCGTACGCCTTCGGGAGCCTGACGGCCGGCGCGAGCGGTTTCCTCACCAAACGTGCGACGCCCGAAGAACTCACCGGGGCGATCCGTCTCGTCGCAGCCGGCGAATCAGTTCTCGCGCCGCGCGCCACCAGACGCCTCATCGAGGCCTTCGCTTCGGCCCCAACACAACGCGGCACGAGCCGCTCGCCCGGGCAGGCCTCCGAGGCTCCGGATCCACTCGCGCTCCTCTCGCCGCGCGAGCTCGACGTGTTCATGGGGATCGCCCGAGGACTCTCCAATGCGGAGCTCAGCGCGGAGTTCACGCTTTCGCTCCCCACGATCAAATCCCACATCAACCACATTCTTGCGAAACTCGGGGCACGCGACCGAGTGCAGCTCGTCATCCTGGCGTACACACGAGGTCTCGCCCGGTAG
- the soxR gene encoding redox-sensitive transcriptional activator SoxR, whose product MVATPKDLLTVGEVARRSGIAPSAVRYYEAEGLIASIRTAGNQRRYPRYVLRRIGIILASRRFGVPLSEVATVFTELPHDRMPGKSDWRKIAGSWHEKLEARRRELEMLEEELTGCIGCGCLSLNTCRALNPGDRLAAEGPGPRRIGHDPDPSHSR is encoded by the coding sequence ATGGTGGCCACGCCGAAAGATCTCCTCACAGTCGGGGAGGTCGCCCGCCGCTCCGGCATCGCGCCCAGCGCCGTGCGCTATTACGAAGCAGAAGGCCTGATTGCGTCGATCCGCACCGCAGGCAACCAGCGCCGCTACCCACGGTATGTGTTGCGCAGGATCGGAATCATCCTTGCATCGCGCCGCTTTGGTGTCCCACTGAGCGAGGTTGCCACCGTGTTCACGGAGCTCCCACACGACCGCATGCCGGGCAAGAGCGACTGGCGAAAAATCGCGGGATCCTGGCACGAGAAGCTGGAGGCCAGGCGCCGTGAACTGGAGATGCTTGAGGAGGAGCTCACCGGATGTATCGGCTGCGGATGCCTGTCACTCAACACCTGCCGGGCGCTGAATCCGGGCGACCGTCTCGCGGCAGAAGGACCGGGGCCGCGGCGCATCGGCCACGACCCAGATCCCTCCCACTCACGCTAG
- a CDS encoding DNA alkylation repair protein: MPQHTKGRGASRTRDITPEHLAALNSGTAQARTLTEALAVDHRRLLAAVIPDASRELTAAVDAAHELGILKRMTAIGHALTTFLEPGQLATLRSHPSDTARGWVCFAIGAADERVPERDAALDLDPAARMARLLTRIRPLADDACFTVREWAWMGIRPALITHLHTVIGCLTPWTAEASPYLRRFASEALRPRGVWAAHIGALKSEPELGEALLEPLRSDPERYVQDSVANWINDAARTRPDWAHALGKRWLAESPSPETTRIVARGLRSLS, encoded by the coding sequence GTGCCTCAGCACACTAAGGGAAGGGGTGCCAGTCGCACCCGCGACATCACCCCGGAGCACCTCGCCGCATTGAACTCCGGAACGGCGCAGGCGCGCACCCTCACTGAGGCGCTTGCGGTCGACCACCGGCGTCTCCTCGCAGCGGTCATCCCAGACGCGAGCCGAGAGCTCACTGCCGCGGTGGACGCCGCACATGAGCTCGGCATCCTCAAGCGTATGACCGCCATCGGGCACGCACTCACCACGTTTCTCGAGCCGGGCCAGCTTGCAACACTGCGCAGCCACCCATCAGACACGGCGCGTGGGTGGGTGTGCTTTGCCATCGGCGCGGCAGACGAGCGGGTGCCAGAGCGCGATGCGGCGCTGGATCTCGACCCCGCAGCCAGAATGGCACGGCTCCTCACACGGATCCGACCGCTCGCGGACGATGCCTGCTTTACCGTGCGCGAGTGGGCGTGGATGGGGATCAGGCCCGCCCTCATCACCCACCTGCACACCGTGATCGGTTGCCTCACACCCTGGACTGCCGAGGCTTCGCCGTACCTGCGACGCTTCGCGAGCGAGGCGCTCCGGCCGCGTGGAGTGTGGGCTGCACACATCGGCGCGCTCAAGTCCGAGCCTGAACTGGGCGAAGCACTCCTCGAACCGCTGCGCAGCGACCCTGAGCGCTACGTCCAGGACTCAGTAGCGAACTGGATCAACGATGCTGCTCGGACACGACCAGACTGGGCGCACGCGCTGGGCAAGCGCTGGCTCGCGGAAAGCCCCTCACCCGAAACAACCCGGATCGTGGCGCGCGGGCTCCGATCACTGAGCTAA
- a CDS encoding cytochrome c oxidase assembly protein — MLPANVGASDSSDLSDLVQFDPLSASPLAWLAVATLVMYLIGAITLWVQGKRWGIGSTLSFVAGCTLWFAATGLSLNAYAGELVSVLLFQHITLMVAVPPLLLMGAPGRLLLRATPRQGIGRPVLRVALTGQRSRISYALLHPAVAIVVAGLAFPALYFTDAVSWILAVPGGHLILLTLLFVSGVIAAAPLWSLDQLPRTPSYVVRLIDVVIEIQIHALFGLILLRAGGALFSWYSDEPEEWGITRALDQAIGGGLVWSYGELPLLIVLIVTLSKWRTSDLRAARHRQPQEDADLDEYNAYLAAVAAREGQPQFQSQPTPDRETQP, encoded by the coding sequence GTGCTTCCTGCAAATGTCGGTGCATCCGACAGCTCTGACCTGAGCGACCTGGTCCAGTTCGATCCGCTGAGTGCCTCCCCGCTCGCCTGGCTCGCTGTGGCCACCCTGGTCATGTACCTCATCGGTGCGATCACGCTCTGGGTGCAGGGAAAACGCTGGGGGATCGGATCGACGCTGTCGTTCGTCGCTGGCTGCACGCTCTGGTTCGCCGCTACGGGGCTGAGCCTCAACGCGTACGCTGGCGAACTTGTCTCCGTGCTCTTGTTCCAGCACATTACGCTGATGGTCGCCGTGCCTCCGCTGCTCCTCATGGGCGCACCGGGCCGGCTCCTGCTGCGCGCTACGCCGCGGCAGGGGATCGGCCGTCCTGTACTGCGCGTGGCTCTCACTGGCCAGCGATCCCGGATCAGTTACGCGCTGCTCCACCCGGCGGTGGCGATTGTCGTTGCGGGCCTCGCGTTTCCAGCCCTGTACTTCACTGACGCGGTGAGCTGGATCCTGGCAGTGCCTGGCGGGCATCTGATCCTCCTCACCTTGCTCTTCGTGTCGGGCGTCATCGCGGCTGCACCGCTGTGGTCGCTCGATCAATTGCCCCGCACGCCGTCCTACGTTGTGCGCCTCATCGACGTGGTGATCGAGATCCAGATCCACGCGCTGTTTGGCCTCATTCTGCTGCGAGCCGGAGGCGCGTTGTTCAGCTGGTACTCAGATGAACCCGAAGAGTGGGGGATCACTCGCGCACTCGACCAGGCCATCGGCGGTGGCCTGGTGTGGTCCTACGGCGAACTCCCGCTGCTCATCGTGCTGATCGTCACCCTATCCAAGTGGCGCACGAGCGACCTTCGAGCTGCCCGGCATCGACAGCCTCAAGAAGACGCTGACCTCGATGAATACAACGCGTACCTTGCTGCCGTCGCTGCACGCGAGGGCCAGCCCCAGTTCCAATCCCAGCCCACCCCCGACAGGGAGACCCAGCCATGA
- a CDS encoding heavy metal translocating P-type ATPase, producing MTNPEAHDTHTGHDMSGAQAGHGPATEHVDHERANSHAGHDMDGGHDGHSMSGHGGHSDHVAQFRRLFWIMLLLAIPTSALSGMFAMILGYQLPDVPGLAWISPILGTVMYVWGGRPFLVGAVAELRARKPGMMLLIGLAITVAFLASWGSTLGLLDHQLDFWWELALLIVIMLLGHWVEMRSLAQTTSALDSLAALLPDTAERVTGDEILAVSPSELRVGDIVVVRPGGSVPADGRVVDGRVAMDESMVTGESRTVTRTVGDRVTAGTVATDSGLRVEVTATGEDTALAGIQRLVSEAQNSSSRAQRLADTAAGWLFWFALGAAVLTAIAWTLFGLPDEAVVRTITVLVIACPHALGLAIPLVVSIATERAARGGVLVKDRLALESMRGVDVVLFDKTGTLTRGEPTVAEIVTVGEWTEDEVLAFAAAAEHDSEHPLARAIVRAAVERSLRIASASGFSSSPAVGVTATVAGAVVRVGGPHLLTEEGAAELAAVAAWRERGAIILHVLRDGEVIGALSLSDEIRPESREAVAALHRLGVTVVMITGDAEAVARTVAAELGIDRVFAGVRPEDKAAKVHELQRDGSRVAMVGDGVNDAPALAQADVGLAIGAGTDVAIASAGVILASDDPRSVLSVIQLSRAAYRKMQQNLWWAAGYNLISVPLAAGVLAPIGFVLPMSVGAVLMSLSTVVVALNAQLLRRLDLRPEVVTREILGEGPSSR from the coding sequence ATGACGAATCCAGAGGCGCACGATACGCACACTGGCCACGATATGAGCGGTGCGCAGGCCGGTCACGGCCCAGCCACCGAGCATGTCGATCATGAGCGTGCCAATTCGCACGCTGGGCATGACATGGATGGGGGCCATGACGGCCACAGTATGAGCGGTCACGGCGGACACAGCGACCATGTCGCGCAGTTCCGGCGCCTGTTCTGGATCATGCTCCTGCTCGCGATCCCCACCTCCGCGCTGTCGGGGATGTTCGCGATGATCCTCGGCTATCAGCTCCCCGACGTGCCCGGCCTTGCCTGGATCTCTCCGATTCTCGGGACCGTGATGTACGTCTGGGGTGGACGTCCGTTCCTCGTTGGAGCGGTCGCAGAGCTCCGCGCCCGCAAGCCAGGAATGATGCTGCTCATTGGCCTCGCCATTACGGTGGCGTTCCTCGCTTCGTGGGGGTCAACACTCGGGCTCCTCGATCATCAACTTGATTTCTGGTGGGAGCTCGCCCTCCTGATCGTGATCATGTTGCTCGGACACTGGGTTGAGATGCGCTCGCTCGCGCAAACCACCTCAGCGCTCGATTCGCTCGCGGCGCTCTTACCCGACACGGCTGAGCGAGTGACGGGCGATGAGATCCTCGCGGTCTCGCCGTCTGAACTGCGCGTCGGAGATATCGTTGTGGTGCGACCGGGCGGCAGCGTCCCAGCTGACGGCCGAGTTGTCGATGGACGCGTCGCGATGGACGAGTCCATGGTGACAGGCGAGTCTCGCACGGTGACGCGCACGGTCGGCGACCGAGTGACCGCGGGCACGGTTGCGACCGACTCAGGGCTGCGCGTCGAAGTCACTGCGACGGGCGAAGATACAGCACTCGCCGGGATTCAGCGCCTCGTGAGCGAAGCGCAGAACTCGTCCTCGCGCGCTCAGCGACTCGCTGATACGGCTGCCGGGTGGCTGTTCTGGTTCGCGCTTGGCGCTGCGGTGCTTACCGCGATTGCCTGGACCCTGTTCGGTCTGCCCGATGAGGCTGTCGTGCGCACGATTACCGTACTGGTGATCGCCTGCCCTCACGCGCTCGGGCTCGCGATTCCGCTCGTCGTTTCGATCGCGACGGAACGTGCCGCTCGTGGCGGAGTGCTGGTGAAAGACCGACTGGCGCTTGAGAGCATGCGCGGCGTCGACGTCGTGCTGTTTGACAAGACAGGCACCCTCACCAGGGGCGAGCCGACGGTGGCGGAGATTGTGACCGTGGGGGAGTGGACGGAAGACGAGGTGCTCGCATTTGCCGCAGCTGCGGAGCACGACAGCGAACACCCGCTTGCACGAGCGATCGTGCGCGCGGCCGTGGAGCGCTCGTTGCGTATCGCGTCCGCGAGTGGGTTCTCATCGTCACCCGCCGTCGGCGTCACCGCAACGGTGGCTGGCGCCGTCGTGCGGGTCGGTGGTCCGCATCTGCTCACCGAGGAAGGCGCAGCGGAGCTTGCTGCCGTGGCTGCCTGGCGGGAACGGGGCGCGATCATCCTGCATGTGCTCCGCGACGGCGAAGTCATTGGTGCACTCTCGTTGAGCGACGAAATCCGACCGGAGTCTCGTGAGGCTGTCGCTGCGCTGCACCGTCTCGGTGTCACTGTCGTCATGATCACCGGCGATGCCGAGGCCGTGGCGCGCACGGTCGCGGCCGAGCTCGGCATCGATCGTGTCTTCGCTGGGGTTCGGCCAGAAGACAAAGCTGCGAAGGTGCACGAGCTGCAGCGCGATGGAAGCCGCGTCGCGATGGTCGGTGATGGTGTGAACGATGCCCCGGCACTGGCACAGGCCGATGTCGGGCTCGCGATCGGTGCGGGAACCGACGTGGCGATTGCCTCGGCCGGGGTGATCCTCGCGAGCGATGATCCGCGCTCCGTGCTCTCCGTGATTCAGCTCTCCCGCGCTGCGTACCGCAAGATGCAGCAGAATCTGTGGTGGGCCGCTGGGTACAACCTGATCTCAGTGCCGCTTGCTGCCGGCGTGCTTGCGCCGATTGGCTTCGTGCTGCCGATGTCGGTCGGCGCGGTGCTGATGTCACTGTCGACCGTCGTGGTGGCGCTCAATGCGCAGCTGCTACGTCGGCTCGATCTCCGGCCGGAGGTTGTGACGCGCGAAATCCTGGGTGAAGGGCCGAGTTCTCGCTAG
- a CDS encoding thioredoxin domain-containing protein: MTHDPATRPTATPEPRKRLSTSAKAAVITIPAVLALFLVLILGAVISQSNSEPKALGAGGPAARVPMVTDDSHVLDDAGPDAPTLVEFLDFECEACGALYPVVEGIRDDYQGRVNVVVRYFPIPGHLNSMNAAIAVEAAAQQGEFEGMYRQMFATQTEWGERQESEAPRFRGFAEELGLDMDRFDAAVADPATQERVEADFAAGQALGVQGTPTFFVDGEPLDPTQLSDITDALDRAIAARQ, translated from the coding sequence ATGACCCATGATCCAGCCACTCGTCCCACTGCAACGCCAGAGCCTCGCAAGCGCCTCAGTACTTCGGCGAAGGCAGCCGTGATCACGATCCCGGCTGTGCTTGCACTGTTCCTCGTGCTGATTCTCGGGGCCGTGATCAGCCAGTCGAACTCGGAACCGAAGGCCCTTGGCGCGGGCGGACCCGCTGCACGCGTGCCGATGGTGACGGACGACTCGCACGTTCTTGACGACGCAGGACCTGATGCTCCGACGCTGGTTGAATTCCTCGACTTCGAGTGTGAGGCCTGCGGGGCACTGTATCCGGTCGTTGAGGGCATTCGGGACGACTATCAAGGCCGGGTCAACGTTGTGGTTCGCTACTTCCCGATCCCGGGGCACCTCAACTCTATGAACGCGGCCATCGCAGTCGAGGCCGCGGCACAGCAGGGCGAGTTCGAGGGCATGTACCGCCAGATGTTTGCGACGCAGACCGAGTGGGGAGAGCGGCAGGAGTCTGAGGCACCACGATTCCGTGGCTTCGCTGAAGAACTCGGGCTCGACATGGATCGCTTCGATGCTGCGGTCGCGGATCCGGCGACACAAGAACGGGTCGAGGCCGACTTCGCCGCCGGACAGGCCCTCGGAGTGCAAGGCACTCCGACCTTCTTCGTCGACGGCGAGCCGCTCGATCCCACACAGCTGTCAGACATCACCGATGCACTCGACCGGGCAATCGCGGCGCGGCAGTAG
- a CDS encoding SDR family oxidoreductase, producing the protein MRALIVGASSGLGRALFDGLQRDGHEVFGVARSVPHGGDLTHWIAADFRDPALAADTVSAAAPAELDAVIYNLGVWEPSAFTPEYEFTSQEDTVTVDLIATNVTGPLLLLQRLMPRLLASKRPRVILTGSTSALPGNGRPEVAFGASKTALNGIAEALREGYRAQQLAVTTLQLGSLNTEDSLDVDRDIAAAREGGSLIPVHDVVAVVRTVLGLSSASFVREVVLPALRDERF; encoded by the coding sequence ATGCGAGCACTCATTGTCGGCGCCAGTTCCGGGCTCGGTCGCGCCCTCTTCGACGGCCTTCAGCGTGACGGTCACGAAGTGTTTGGTGTGGCCCGTTCAGTCCCGCACGGCGGCGATCTCACGCACTGGATCGCCGCAGACTTCCGTGACCCGGCACTCGCGGCAGACACCGTATCTGCCGCGGCACCGGCCGAACTCGACGCGGTGATTTACAACCTCGGCGTGTGGGAACCCTCCGCATTCACCCCCGAGTACGAGTTCACCTCGCAGGAGGACACGGTGACCGTCGATCTGATTGCGACGAACGTGACCGGACCGCTTCTGCTATTGCAGCGCCTCATGCCTCGCTTGCTCGCGAGCAAGCGCCCGCGGGTTATTCTCACCGGATCCACTTCTGCGCTGCCAGGCAACGGCCGCCCCGAAGTCGCGTTTGGCGCGTCCAAGACCGCCCTCAATGGCATTGCCGAAGCGCTCCGCGAAGGCTACCGGGCCCAGCAGCTCGCCGTCACCACGCTCCAACTCGGCTCTCTCAACACGGAGGATTCGCTCGACGTCGACCGTGATATCGCGGCAGCACGAGAGGGCGGCTCCCTCATCCCCGTGCATGACGTCGTCGCAGTAGTGCGGACGGTACTCGGGCTCTCGTCCGCGTCGTTTGTCCGCGAGGTGGTGCTCCCCGCGCTCCGAGACGAGCGATTCTGA
- a CDS encoding deoxyribodipyrimidine photo-lyase — MTTLVWFRDDLRLEDHPALAAGAADSDGIVALYVLDEVSPGSRPLGGAAKWWLHGSLAKLGDALAERGVPLILRRGAARTVVREVAAESGANRVLWNRRYSAERATDAALKAELREAGIAAHSALGNVLFEPGTILNGQSEPYRVYSAFWRACLHAAAPEAPLQAPKAVRAAPRQPASDDLSSWALRPASPDWATGLAERWEPGEAAAIAQLERFLGERAADYAPGRDFPASETGSELSPYLRWGELSPRTVWHRALAAGSDTGMFLSELGWREFAWHTLFRAPDLHTRGLNRQFDAFPWRDSPGEALTAWQLGRTGFPLVDAGMRELWETGFMHNRVRMVTASFLTKNLLIDWRVGEAWFWDTLVDADAASNPFNWQWVAGCGADAAPYFRIFNPLTQQQKFDRGGEYTDHWAPDSLLTPAIVDLRASRVAALAAYDAARGSTPGTGVSAGEPIEPG, encoded by the coding sequence ATGACCACTCTCGTCTGGTTCCGCGATGACCTCCGGCTTGAGGACCACCCGGCGCTCGCCGCCGGGGCAGCCGATTCCGATGGAATCGTTGCGCTCTATGTGCTTGATGAAGTGTCCCCCGGTTCGCGGCCGCTTGGGGGAGCCGCCAAATGGTGGTTGCACGGCTCGTTGGCCAAGCTGGGAGATGCCTTGGCAGAGCGTGGTGTTCCGCTGATTCTGCGCCGGGGCGCGGCGCGCACCGTCGTGCGCGAGGTGGCTGCAGAGTCAGGGGCGAATCGGGTGCTGTGGAACCGGCGCTACAGTGCCGAACGGGCCACAGACGCCGCGTTAAAAGCTGAACTCCGCGAGGCCGGGATCGCCGCCCACTCCGCACTCGGCAACGTGTTGTTTGAGCCTGGGACGATTCTGAACGGACAGTCTGAGCCGTACCGGGTGTACTCGGCGTTTTGGAGAGCCTGTCTCCACGCCGCTGCTCCGGAGGCTCCGCTCCAGGCGCCGAAGGCAGTGCGCGCTGCCCCGCGCCAACCGGCGAGCGACGATCTCAGCAGCTGGGCGCTGCGGCCCGCATCGCCTGACTGGGCGACGGGGCTCGCAGAGCGGTGGGAACCGGGTGAGGCCGCAGCGATTGCCCAACTCGAACGGTTCCTTGGAGAGCGCGCAGCCGACTACGCACCGGGGCGCGATTTTCCTGCCAGTGAGACGGGATCGGAGCTTTCGCCGTACCTGCGCTGGGGCGAGCTCAGCCCGCGCACTGTGTGGCACCGCGCGCTCGCGGCGGGGAGCGACACTGGGATGTTCTTATCCGAGCTGGGGTGGCGTGAATTCGCGTGGCACACTCTCTTCCGTGCCCCGGATCTGCACACGCGTGGCTTGAACCGGCAATTTGACGCGTTCCCCTGGCGAGATTCTCCGGGCGAGGCGCTCACTGCTTGGCAGCTGGGCCGCACTGGCTTCCCACTCGTTGACGCGGGAATGCGCGAGCTCTGGGAAACCGGATTCATGCACAATCGTGTGCGAATGGTCACTGCCTCATTCCTCACGAAGAACCTGCTCATCGATTGGCGGGTCGGTGAGGCATGGTTCTGGGACACACTCGTCGATGCGGACGCCGCGAGCAACCCGTTCAACTGGCAGTGGGTGGCCGGGTGCGGCGCGGACGCTGCTCCGTATTTCAGGATATTCAACCCGCTCACGCAGCAGCAGAAGTTCGACCGAGGCGGCGAATACACCGACCACTGGGCCCCGGACAGTCTGCTCACCCCTGCGATTGTTGATCTGCGGGCGAGCCGGGTCGCCGCGCTGGCAGCGTACGATGCTGCGCGCGGATCGACACCTGGTACCGGGGTCTCCGCGGGCGAGCCCATCGAGCCCGGTTAG